A portion of the Glycine max cultivar Williams 82 chromosome 10, Glycine_max_v4.0, whole genome shotgun sequence genome contains these proteins:
- the CRK18 gene encoding cysteine-rich receptor-like protein kinase 10 isoform X1: MCIFESSSTHLLLLSLFALLNSASEATPIYTAHACTDGSYYLPNTPFQTNLNLLLSSLVSSATLHDGFHRTTIDDVKGLFLCRGDATPSACHDCVTAAAKNITDLCTNQTESIIWYDHCMLRYSNSSILNNIVPSFGLGNEPSVPDSDHTRFNDVLAPTLNDAAREAVNSSKKFATKEANFTSSMKLYTLAQCTPDLSTSECNTCFASSIGAFPNCCDGKRGARVLLPGCSVRYELFPFYNVSTVSRLPSPSSGKSSISIILAIVVPITVAILLFIVGVYFLRKRASKKYNTFVQDSIADDLTDVGDVESLQFDLPTVEAATNRFSDENKIGQGGFGVVYKGVLPSGQEIAVKRLSVTSLQGAVEFRNEAALVAKLQHRNLVRLLGFCLEGQEKILIYEYIPNKSLDYFLFDPAKQKELDWSRRYKIIVGIARGIQYLHEDSQLRIIHRDVKASNVLLDENMNPKISDFGMAKIFQADQTQVNTGRIVGTYGYMSPEYAMRGQFSVKSDVFSFGVLVLEIVSGKKNTDFYQSNHADDLLSHAWKNWTLQTPLELLDPTLRGSYSRNEVNRCIHIGLLCVQENPSDRPSMATIALMLNSYSVTMSMPQQPASFLRGRGPNRLNQGMDSDQSTTDQSTTCSIPWSVNEVSITDVYPR; encoded by the exons ATGTGCATATTCGAATCCTCTTCAACCCACTTGctacttctctctctctttgccTTGCTAAACTCTGCAAGTGAAGCAACTCCTATTTATACCGCACATGCCTGCACAGATGGATCCTATTACTTACCCAACACACCATTCCAAACCAACTTGAACCTCCTCCTCTCATCCCTCGTCTCCAGCGCCACCCTCCACGACGGATTCCACCGCACCACCATCGACGATGTCAAGGGACTCTTCCTCTGCCGCGGCGACGCCACCCCCTCCGCCTGTCACGACTGCGTCACCGCCGCGGCCAAAAATATCACAGACCTCTGCACCAACCAAACAGAGTCCATAATCTGGTACGACCACTGTATGCTGCGTTACTCCAACAGCTCCATTCTCAACAACATAGTTCCAAGTTTTGGCCTCGGTAACGAACCGAGCGTCCCTGACTCGGACCACACACGGTTCAACGATGTTCTTGCGCCCACGTTGAACGATGCGGCACGGGAAGCCGTGAATTCGAGTAAGAAGTTTGCTACAAAAGAAGCGAATTTCACGAGCTCCATGAAGCTCTACACACTGGCGCAGTGCACGCCCGATTTGTCCACTTCTGAGTGCAACACGTGCTTCGCAAGCTCCATCGGTGCCTTTCCGAATTGCTGTGACGGCAAACGAGGTGCACGGGTCCTGCTTCCGGGCTGTAGTGTCAGATATGAATTGTTTCCATTTTACAACGTTTCCACCGTTTCCCGCCTTCCCTCTCCGTCTTCAG GGAAAAGCAGTATCTCTATAATTTTGGCGATCGTTGTCCCAATTACAGTTGCAATTCTACTTTTCATTGTTGGCGTCTACTTCCTACGTAAGAGGGCAAGCAAGAAGTATAATACTTTCGTCCAGGATTCAA TTGCAGATGATCTTACAGATGTCGGTGATGTGGAGTCCTTGCAATTCGACTTGCCTACAGTTGAAGCTGCCACAAACAGATTCTCGGATGAGAACAAGATTGGCCAAGGTGGATTTGGGGTGGTTTATAAG GGTGTCCTCCCTAGCGGACAGGAGATAGCTGTGAAGAGGTTGTCAGTAACCTCCTTGCAGGGTGCTGTAGAGTTCAGGAATGAAGCTGCTCTTGTGGCCAAGCTTCAACATAGAAATTTAGTGAGACTATTGGGATTTTGCTTGGAGGGACAAGAGAAGATCCTTATCTATGAATACATACCAAACAAAAGTCTTGATTACTTTTTATTTG ACCCTGCAAAGCAAAAAGAGTTAGATTGGTCAAGACGCTACAAAATTATAGTTGGTATTGCTCGAGGAATTCAGTATTTACATGAAGATTCCCAACTTAGAATTATACACCGGGATGTCAAAGCTAGTAATGTTCTATTAGATGAAAATATGAACCCAAAGATTTCAGATTTTGGTATGGCAAAAATTTTCCAGGCAGATCAGACTCAAGTAAATACAGGAAGGATAGTTGGGACTTA TGGTTACATGTCTCCAGAATATGCAATGCGTGGACAGTTCTCTGTGAAATCAGATGTGTTCAGCTTTGGTGTCTTAGTTTTGGAGATTGTGAGTGGCAAGAAGAACACTGACTTTTATCAATCGAATCATGCTGATGACCTTTTAAGCCAT GCGTGGAAGAATTGGACACTGCAGACACCTCTGGAGTTGCTGGATCCAACACTGAGAGGTTCTTATTCAAGAAATGAAGTCAACAGATGCATCCATATTGGTTTATTGTGTGTTCAAGAAAATCCATCTGATAGGCCTTCGATGGCCACTATTGCACTTATGCTGAACAGTTATTCAGTTACCATGTCAATGCCACAACAACCAGCATCTTTTCTGCGTGGAAGAGGTCCTAACAGGTTAAACCAAGGGATGGACTCTGATCAGTCTACCACCGATCAGTCTACGACTTGTTCAATTCCATGGTCTGTGAATGAAGTATCCATTACTGATGTATACCCTCGCTAA
- the CRK18 gene encoding cysteine-rich receptor-like protein kinase 10 isoform X2, which yields MCIFESSSTHLLLLSLFALLNSASEATPIYTAHACTDGSYYLPNTPFQTNLNLLLSSLVSSATLHDGFHRTTIDDVKGLFLCRGDATPSACHDCVTAAAKNITDLCTNQTESIIWYDHCMLRYSNSSILNNIVPSFGLGNEPSVPDSDHTRFNDVLAPTLNDAAREAVNSSKKFATKEANFTSSMKLYTLAQCTPDLSTSECNTCFASSIGAFPNCCDGKRGARVLLPGCSVRYELFPFYNVSTVSRLPSPSSGKSSISIILAIVVPITVAILLFIVGVYFLRKRASKKYNTFVQDSNDLTDVGDVESLQFDLPTVEAATNRFSDENKIGQGGFGVVYKGVLPSGQEIAVKRLSVTSLQGAVEFRNEAALVAKLQHRNLVRLLGFCLEGQEKILIYEYIPNKSLDYFLFDPAKQKELDWSRRYKIIVGIARGIQYLHEDSQLRIIHRDVKASNVLLDENMNPKISDFGMAKIFQADQTQVNTGRIVGTYGYMSPEYAMRGQFSVKSDVFSFGVLVLEIVSGKKNTDFYQSNHADDLLSHAWKNWTLQTPLELLDPTLRGSYSRNEVNRCIHIGLLCVQENPSDRPSMATIALMLNSYSVTMSMPQQPASFLRGRGPNRLNQGMDSDQSTTDQSTTCSIPWSVNEVSITDVYPR from the exons ATGTGCATATTCGAATCCTCTTCAACCCACTTGctacttctctctctctttgccTTGCTAAACTCTGCAAGTGAAGCAACTCCTATTTATACCGCACATGCCTGCACAGATGGATCCTATTACTTACCCAACACACCATTCCAAACCAACTTGAACCTCCTCCTCTCATCCCTCGTCTCCAGCGCCACCCTCCACGACGGATTCCACCGCACCACCATCGACGATGTCAAGGGACTCTTCCTCTGCCGCGGCGACGCCACCCCCTCCGCCTGTCACGACTGCGTCACCGCCGCGGCCAAAAATATCACAGACCTCTGCACCAACCAAACAGAGTCCATAATCTGGTACGACCACTGTATGCTGCGTTACTCCAACAGCTCCATTCTCAACAACATAGTTCCAAGTTTTGGCCTCGGTAACGAACCGAGCGTCCCTGACTCGGACCACACACGGTTCAACGATGTTCTTGCGCCCACGTTGAACGATGCGGCACGGGAAGCCGTGAATTCGAGTAAGAAGTTTGCTACAAAAGAAGCGAATTTCACGAGCTCCATGAAGCTCTACACACTGGCGCAGTGCACGCCCGATTTGTCCACTTCTGAGTGCAACACGTGCTTCGCAAGCTCCATCGGTGCCTTTCCGAATTGCTGTGACGGCAAACGAGGTGCACGGGTCCTGCTTCCGGGCTGTAGTGTCAGATATGAATTGTTTCCATTTTACAACGTTTCCACCGTTTCCCGCCTTCCCTCTCCGTCTTCAG GGAAAAGCAGTATCTCTATAATTTTGGCGATCGTTGTCCCAATTACAGTTGCAATTCTACTTTTCATTGTTGGCGTCTACTTCCTACGTAAGAGGGCAAGCAAGAAGTATAATACTTTCGTCCAGGATTCAA ATGATCTTACAGATGTCGGTGATGTGGAGTCCTTGCAATTCGACTTGCCTACAGTTGAAGCTGCCACAAACAGATTCTCGGATGAGAACAAGATTGGCCAAGGTGGATTTGGGGTGGTTTATAAG GGTGTCCTCCCTAGCGGACAGGAGATAGCTGTGAAGAGGTTGTCAGTAACCTCCTTGCAGGGTGCTGTAGAGTTCAGGAATGAAGCTGCTCTTGTGGCCAAGCTTCAACATAGAAATTTAGTGAGACTATTGGGATTTTGCTTGGAGGGACAAGAGAAGATCCTTATCTATGAATACATACCAAACAAAAGTCTTGATTACTTTTTATTTG ACCCTGCAAAGCAAAAAGAGTTAGATTGGTCAAGACGCTACAAAATTATAGTTGGTATTGCTCGAGGAATTCAGTATTTACATGAAGATTCCCAACTTAGAATTATACACCGGGATGTCAAAGCTAGTAATGTTCTATTAGATGAAAATATGAACCCAAAGATTTCAGATTTTGGTATGGCAAAAATTTTCCAGGCAGATCAGACTCAAGTAAATACAGGAAGGATAGTTGGGACTTA TGGTTACATGTCTCCAGAATATGCAATGCGTGGACAGTTCTCTGTGAAATCAGATGTGTTCAGCTTTGGTGTCTTAGTTTTGGAGATTGTGAGTGGCAAGAAGAACACTGACTTTTATCAATCGAATCATGCTGATGACCTTTTAAGCCAT GCGTGGAAGAATTGGACACTGCAGACACCTCTGGAGTTGCTGGATCCAACACTGAGAGGTTCTTATTCAAGAAATGAAGTCAACAGATGCATCCATATTGGTTTATTGTGTGTTCAAGAAAATCCATCTGATAGGCCTTCGATGGCCACTATTGCACTTATGCTGAACAGTTATTCAGTTACCATGTCAATGCCACAACAACCAGCATCTTTTCTGCGTGGAAGAGGTCCTAACAGGTTAAACCAAGGGATGGACTCTGATCAGTCTACCACCGATCAGTCTACGACTTGTTCAATTCCATGGTCTGTGAATGAAGTATCCATTACTGATGTATACCCTCGCTAA
- the LOC106795006 gene encoding putative cysteine-rich receptor-like protein kinase 9 codes for MTLRSFDGIYFFSFPTNTHTHLNVILNKISQLQYNTMALNSFKHYPLFTFLMFTLTEASSDVPIFLRENCTTIETFISNTTFQFNLITLLSSLSSNATGNTQFYNTTLSGKSSSDTVYGLFLCRGDVPPQLCQQCVLNAIQRLSNQSSDTCKFAKSAIIWYDECLVRYSNRYFFSTVDTRPRMRLRNTANVSDTKSFLRLLYTTLNETADEAANSSNGAKLYATKQAKISGFQTLYCMTQCTPDLSPQDCRRCLSGVIGDLSWCCPGSQGGRVLYPSCNFRYELYPFYRMDSPAPEGIISPTHSTMDKGEAGKKGISSEIATATFVSITVAGLSWVFGS; via the exons atttcttttcttttcctacaAACACGCACACCCACTTAAATgtcattttaaacaaaataagcCAACTGCAGTACAACACCATGGCCCTAAATTCCTTCAAACATTATCCTCTCTTCACGTTTCTTATGTTTACTCTCACTGAAGCATCATCAGATGTTCCTATTTTCCTTCGCGAAAACTGCACAACCATCGAAACCTTCATCTCCAACACCACTTTCCAGTTCAACCTCATAACCCTCTTGTCTTCTCTATCTTCCAACGCCACCGGAAACACCCAATTCTACAACACCACCTTATCCGGCAAAAGCTCCTCCGACACCGTCTACGGCCTCTTCCTCTGCCGTGGTGACGTGCCCCCTCAACTTTGCCAACAGTGCGTGTTGAACGCAATCCAAAGACTAAGCAATCAAAGCTCAGATACATGCAAGTTTGCCAAAAGTGCTATAATTTGGTATGACGAGTGTTTGGTTCGCTATTCCAACAGGTATTTCTTCTCCACGGTGGACACAAGGCCTAGAATGCGTTTGCGAAACACTGCCAACGTTTCCGACACAAAAAGCTTCTTGCGTTTGTTGTACACCACTTTGAATGAAACTGCAGATGAGGCAGCGAATTCTTCGAACGGTGCTAAGTTATACGCCACAAAGCAAGCTAAGATCTCTGGGTTTCAGACCCTCTATTGTATGACTCAGTGTACACCGGATTTGTCACCCCAAGATTGCAGAAGGTGTCTCAGTGGTGTGATAGGGGATCTTTCTTGGTGTTGTCCTGGAAGCCAAGGAGGAAGAGTTTTGTATCCAAGTTGTAACTTTAGGTATGAGTTGTACCCTTTCTATAGAATGGATTCCCCGGCACCTGAAGGAATTATTAGTCCAACACATTCTACAATGGATAAAG GTGAAGCAGGAAAGAAAGGAATCTCATCAGAGATAGCAACTGCAACCTTTGTTTCGATTACTGTCGCAGGGCTGTCTTGGGTATTTGGTTCTTAA